One Bombus pyrosoma isolate SC7728 linkage group LG9, ASM1482585v1, whole genome shotgun sequence genomic window carries:
- the LOC122571258 gene encoding histone deacetylase 6 isoform X1 yields MSDSVICKNLYSAVKQLADSEIELIKAIENSEKINNRNIKNTMSVTDKRSAKKSAKTFNVRPSAALIAAKHEATQRVLQGKKSNNVFVHDIYQKAIDAYNIKRKETGIVFDRSMAEHKCLWDSSYPECPARLTRVVQRCEELGLINRCKLVTPRQASEDEILMKHSQEQIDILKATDECTDVDSLELLSSTYDAIYIHPSTYQLSLLAVGSTINLVESICKEEIQNGMAIIRPPGHHAMKSEYCGYCFFNNVAIAAEKVLSSNLASKILIVDWDVHHGQATQQMFYNDPRVIYFSIHRYENGEFWPNLRESNFHFVGDGLGEGYNFNVPLNKTGMTNADYLAIFQQVLLPMAYEFQPDLIIVSAGYDAALGCPEGEMLLTPVCYAHLLSSLLSLASGKVAVILEGGYCLKSLAESAALTLRTLLGDPCPMLETLTLPSISVRDTILNTIYAHKPYWKCYQYQDTYSINSTTNNKEGSTNQYLPVVTFKGTDIKPEVYETRNCYPTQNKEVIEMIEKQLNTLIQFTDLSKAPNKVCIVYDDRMLKHCDMSNDNHPEKPHRINIIYKKYQEYNLLDRCYVQQGRSATREELILVHSKEYIDSIKDTENLKPKELKKQAETYNSVYLHPETWTSACISTGSLLQIVDSVLNGESQSGIAIVRPPGHHAGENTACGFCIFNNIAIAARYAVEFHHIKRVLIVDWDVHHGNGTQSIFEEDPKVLYMSVHRYDNGNFFPNSKRANYSYVGSLSGEGFTVNIPWNKKGMGDAEYIAAFQQIIMPIAYQFNPELVLVSAGFDACIGDPLGGCFVTPEMYGHLTHWLSSLANGRIILSLEGGYNINSIAHAMAICTKSLLGDPLPILENGQTPCASAIHTINNVIKTQKQYWTHLVFNLSLPKERVLPKPKVPHIKTNERVINSEEILKHSESKIALEEIETEKMQTRQKNLTTWKLINKMASQEDCEKLQEFLKSVHERRTHTTINTSHNDEGSKYTKKCMNQDEKEGHSDENITNFAAGSSGEQGERANAQMTGNKSLHDYLLENSQALVDGDMFAVIPLRECPHLDSVKDVPVSGIDIYSPCIECESNVENWICLQCYTVHCARSINQHGLIHAEEMEHPLALSFSDLSVWCYKCEAYIDNLQLFAARNAAHQSKFNEELPWTYEI; encoded by the exons ATG TCTGATTCTGTGATCTGCAAAAATTTATACTCTGCTGTTAAACAATTAGCAGACAGTGAAATCGAGTTAATAAAAGCTATAGAAAATTcagaaaagataaataatagaaatattaaaaatactatgTCTGTGACAGATAAGAGAAGTGCCAAAAAGTCTGCAAAAACGTTTAAT GTTCGTCCATCTGCTGCTTTAATAGCAGCTAAACATGAAGCAACACAACGTGTATTACAAGGAAAGAAATCTAACAATGTTTTTGTACATGATATATATCAAAAAGCTATTgatgcatataatataaaaaggaaggaaactgGCATTGTATTTGATCGTTCTATGGCAGAACATAAATGCCTTTGGGATTCAAGTTATCCAGAATGCCCTGCTAGATTGACAAGAGTTGTGCAGAGATGTGAGGAGTTAGGTTTAATAAATAGATGTAAATTGGTTACACCAAGACAAGCCTCAGAGGATGAAATACTAATGAAGCACAGCCAAGAACAGATAGATATTTTGAAGGCTACTGATGAATGTACAGATGTAGATAgtttagaattattatcatCAACATACGATGCCATTTATATACATCCT TCTACCTATCAATTGTCTTTGTTAGCTGTGGGTTCAACAATAAATTTAGTGGAAAGCATTtgcaaagaagaaattcaGAATGGTATGGCCATTATAAG gcCACCAGGACATCATGCAATGAAATCAGAATATTGTGGATATTGTTTCTTCAATAATGTTGCAATTGCTGCTGAAAAAGTTTTAAGTAGCAATTTAGCTAGTAAAATTTTGATTGTTGATTGGGATGTACACCATGGACAAGCTACTCAGCAAATGTTCTATAATGATCCACG agtaatttatttttcaattcacCGTTATGAAAATGGTGAATTTTGGCCAAATCTTAGAGAATctaatttccattttgttgGAGATGGTTTAGGAGAaggatataattttaatgtgCCACTTAATAAAACTGGCATGACCAATGCTGATTATTTAGCCATATTTCAACAAGTTTTATTGCCAATGGCCTATGAG tTTCAACCTGATCTTATAATAGTATCAGCTGGATATGATGCAGCCTTGGGCTGTCCTgag GGTGAAATGTTGCTAACACCTGTATGTTATGCTCATTTACTATCATCATTATTGAGTTTAGCCTCTGGGAAAGTTGCTGTTATATTGgag GGTGGTTATTGTTTAAAGTCATTAGCAGAAAGTGCAGCATTAACACTACGTACTTTGTTAGGTGATCCATGCCCTATGTTAGAAACTCTCACATTACCTTCAATAAG TGTACGCGATAccattttaaatacaatttatgcACATAAACCATATTGGAAATGCTATCAATACCAAGATACATACAGTATTAATAGTAcaacaaataataaagaagGAAGTACTAATCAATATTTACCTGTAGTTACATTCaa aggAACTGATATTAAGCCTGAAGTGTACGAGACTCGAAATTGTTACCCAACTCAAAATAAAGAAGTTATCGAAATGATAGAAAAGCAGTTAAATACATTGATACAGT ttACTGACTTATCTAAAGCACCTAACAAAGTGTGCATTGTTTATGATGATAGAATGTTAAAACATTGTGATATGTCTAATGATAATCATCCAGAAAAACCACatcgtattaatattatttataaaaaatatcaagagtACAATTTACTTGATCGATGTTACGTGCAACAG GGACGAAGTGCGACAAgagaagaattaatattagttcattcaaaagaatatatagattcaataaaagatacagaaaaCTTGAAACCAAAAGAGCTAAAAAAGCAGGCAGAAACTTATAATTCGGTTTATTTGCATCCTGAAACCTGGACAAGTGCCTGTATATCAACTGGATCATTATTACAAATAGTTGATAGCGTATTAAATGGAGAAAGTCAATCCGGTATTGCTATTGTTAGGCCTCCAGGACATCATGCTGGAGAGAATACAGCATGTggtttttgtatctttaacaATATTGCTATAGCAGCTAGATATGCGGTAGAATTTCATCATATAAAAAG agTATTGATAGTAGATTGGGATGTACATCATGGTAATGGAACTCAATCCATCTTTGAGGAAGACCCTAAAGTTTTGTATATGTCTGTCCATCGTTATGATAATGGcaatttttttccaaattctAAACGAGCAAATTACTCTTATGTCGGTTCTCTATCAGGAGAAGGTTTCACTGTTAACATTCCATGGAATAAg AAAGGAATGGGCGATGCAGAATATATAGCAGCATTTCAACAGATAATAATGCCAATTGCTTATCAGTTTAATCCAGAATTAGTCTTAGTTTCTGCGGGTTTCGATGCATGTATTGGGGATCCTTTAGgag GTTGTTTCGTAACACCAGAAATGTACGGACACTTAACACACTGGCTATCTTCTTTAGCTAATGGTCGTATTATTCTTAGTCTTGAAGGAGgttacaatattaattcaatcgCGCATGCAATGGCTATTTGTACAAAATCTTTGCTTGGTGATCCTTTACCCATATTAGAGAATGGACAAACTCCATGCGCGAGCGCTATTCACactataaataatgttataaaaacaCAAAAACAATATTGGACGCatttagtatttaatttatctttaccGAAAGAGAGAGTACTTCCTAAGCCCAAAGTTCCACATATAAAGACAAATGAACGTGTTATAAACagtgaagaaatattaaagcaTTCAGAATCTAAGATAGCATtggaagaaatagaaacagaaaaaatgcAAACTAGGCAGAAAAACCTTACAACTTGGAAgctgataaataaaatggcCTCACAAGAAGATTGTGAGAAATTACAAGAGTTTCTTAAATCTGTACATGAGCGACGTACACATACAACAATTAATACTTCTCATAATGATGAAG GTTCCAAGTATACAAAGAAATGCATGAATCAGGACGAAAAAGAAGGACATTCTGATGAAAATATTACCAATTTTGCTGCTGGTAGTAGTGGCGAACAAGGCGAAAGAGCAAATGCGCAAATGActggaaataaaagtttacatgattatttgttggaaaattcgcaa GCATTAGTGGATGGAGACATGTTTGCAGTGATACCTTTACGAGAATGTCCACATTTGGATAGTGTCAAGGATGTACCAGTTTCTGGAATCGATATATATTCACCATGTATAGAATGTGAAAGCAATGTTGAAAACTGGATCTGTTTACAGTGTTATACTGTTCACTGTGCTCGTAGTATTAATCAACATGGTTTAATACACGCTGAAGAAATGGAACATCCATTGGCCCTAAGTTTCAGTGATTTATCAGTTTGGTGTTACAAATGTGAGGCATACATAGATAATCTG CAATTATTTGCCGCGCGCAATGCTGCACatcaaagtaaatttaatgaaGAATTACCATGgacatatgaaatataa
- the LOC122571258 gene encoding histone deacetylase 6 isoform X2 yields the protein MNRKNSGEILPESFQPVPKLGFPSPLEPTFNREEIVPTTIYLNKRSAKKSAKTFNVRPSAALIAAKHEATQRVLQGKKSNNVFVHDIYQKAIDAYNIKRKETGIVFDRSMAEHKCLWDSSYPECPARLTRVVQRCEELGLINRCKLVTPRQASEDEILMKHSQEQIDILKATDECTDVDSLELLSSTYDAIYIHPSTYQLSLLAVGSTINLVESICKEEIQNGMAIIRPPGHHAMKSEYCGYCFFNNVAIAAEKVLSSNLASKILIVDWDVHHGQATQQMFYNDPRVIYFSIHRYENGEFWPNLRESNFHFVGDGLGEGYNFNVPLNKTGMTNADYLAIFQQVLLPMAYEFQPDLIIVSAGYDAALGCPEGEMLLTPVCYAHLLSSLLSLASGKVAVILEGGYCLKSLAESAALTLRTLLGDPCPMLETLTLPSISVRDTILNTIYAHKPYWKCYQYQDTYSINSTTNNKEGSTNQYLPVVTFKGTDIKPEVYETRNCYPTQNKEVIEMIEKQLNTLIQFTDLSKAPNKVCIVYDDRMLKHCDMSNDNHPEKPHRINIIYKKYQEYNLLDRCYVQQGRSATREELILVHSKEYIDSIKDTENLKPKELKKQAETYNSVYLHPETWTSACISTGSLLQIVDSVLNGESQSGIAIVRPPGHHAGENTACGFCIFNNIAIAARYAVEFHHIKRVLIVDWDVHHGNGTQSIFEEDPKVLYMSVHRYDNGNFFPNSKRANYSYVGSLSGEGFTVNIPWNKKGMGDAEYIAAFQQIIMPIAYQFNPELVLVSAGFDACIGDPLGGCFVTPEMYGHLTHWLSSLANGRIILSLEGGYNINSIAHAMAICTKSLLGDPLPILENGQTPCASAIHTINNVIKTQKQYWTHLVFNLSLPKERVLPKPKVPHIKTNERVINSEEILKHSESKIALEEIETEKMQTRQKNLTTWKLINKMASQEDCEKLQEFLKSVHERRTHTTINTSHNDEGSKYTKKCMNQDEKEGHSDENITNFAAGSSGEQGERANAQMTGNKSLHDYLLENSQALVDGDMFAVIPLRECPHLDSVKDVPVSGIDIYSPCIECESNVENWICLQCYTVHCARSINQHGLIHAEEMEHPLALSFSDLSVWCYKCEAYIDNLQLFAARNAAHQSKFNEELPWTYEI from the exons ATGAATCGGAAGAATTCGGGTGAGATCCTGCCCGAATCTTTCCAACCCGTCCCGAAGCTTGGATTTCCAAGTCCCTTAGAACC CACTTTCAACCGAGAAGAAATAGTACCTACAACTATTTACTTAA ATAAGAGAAGTGCCAAAAAGTCTGCAAAAACGTTTAAT GTTCGTCCATCTGCTGCTTTAATAGCAGCTAAACATGAAGCAACACAACGTGTATTACAAGGAAAGAAATCTAACAATGTTTTTGTACATGATATATATCAAAAAGCTATTgatgcatataatataaaaaggaaggaaactgGCATTGTATTTGATCGTTCTATGGCAGAACATAAATGCCTTTGGGATTCAAGTTATCCAGAATGCCCTGCTAGATTGACAAGAGTTGTGCAGAGATGTGAGGAGTTAGGTTTAATAAATAGATGTAAATTGGTTACACCAAGACAAGCCTCAGAGGATGAAATACTAATGAAGCACAGCCAAGAACAGATAGATATTTTGAAGGCTACTGATGAATGTACAGATGTAGATAgtttagaattattatcatCAACATACGATGCCATTTATATACATCCT TCTACCTATCAATTGTCTTTGTTAGCTGTGGGTTCAACAATAAATTTAGTGGAAAGCATTtgcaaagaagaaattcaGAATGGTATGGCCATTATAAG gcCACCAGGACATCATGCAATGAAATCAGAATATTGTGGATATTGTTTCTTCAATAATGTTGCAATTGCTGCTGAAAAAGTTTTAAGTAGCAATTTAGCTAGTAAAATTTTGATTGTTGATTGGGATGTACACCATGGACAAGCTACTCAGCAAATGTTCTATAATGATCCACG agtaatttatttttcaattcacCGTTATGAAAATGGTGAATTTTGGCCAAATCTTAGAGAATctaatttccattttgttgGAGATGGTTTAGGAGAaggatataattttaatgtgCCACTTAATAAAACTGGCATGACCAATGCTGATTATTTAGCCATATTTCAACAAGTTTTATTGCCAATGGCCTATGAG tTTCAACCTGATCTTATAATAGTATCAGCTGGATATGATGCAGCCTTGGGCTGTCCTgag GGTGAAATGTTGCTAACACCTGTATGTTATGCTCATTTACTATCATCATTATTGAGTTTAGCCTCTGGGAAAGTTGCTGTTATATTGgag GGTGGTTATTGTTTAAAGTCATTAGCAGAAAGTGCAGCATTAACACTACGTACTTTGTTAGGTGATCCATGCCCTATGTTAGAAACTCTCACATTACCTTCAATAAG TGTACGCGATAccattttaaatacaatttatgcACATAAACCATATTGGAAATGCTATCAATACCAAGATACATACAGTATTAATAGTAcaacaaataataaagaagGAAGTACTAATCAATATTTACCTGTAGTTACATTCaa aggAACTGATATTAAGCCTGAAGTGTACGAGACTCGAAATTGTTACCCAACTCAAAATAAAGAAGTTATCGAAATGATAGAAAAGCAGTTAAATACATTGATACAGT ttACTGACTTATCTAAAGCACCTAACAAAGTGTGCATTGTTTATGATGATAGAATGTTAAAACATTGTGATATGTCTAATGATAATCATCCAGAAAAACCACatcgtattaatattatttataaaaaatatcaagagtACAATTTACTTGATCGATGTTACGTGCAACAG GGACGAAGTGCGACAAgagaagaattaatattagttcattcaaaagaatatatagattcaataaaagatacagaaaaCTTGAAACCAAAAGAGCTAAAAAAGCAGGCAGAAACTTATAATTCGGTTTATTTGCATCCTGAAACCTGGACAAGTGCCTGTATATCAACTGGATCATTATTACAAATAGTTGATAGCGTATTAAATGGAGAAAGTCAATCCGGTATTGCTATTGTTAGGCCTCCAGGACATCATGCTGGAGAGAATACAGCATGTggtttttgtatctttaacaATATTGCTATAGCAGCTAGATATGCGGTAGAATTTCATCATATAAAAAG agTATTGATAGTAGATTGGGATGTACATCATGGTAATGGAACTCAATCCATCTTTGAGGAAGACCCTAAAGTTTTGTATATGTCTGTCCATCGTTATGATAATGGcaatttttttccaaattctAAACGAGCAAATTACTCTTATGTCGGTTCTCTATCAGGAGAAGGTTTCACTGTTAACATTCCATGGAATAAg AAAGGAATGGGCGATGCAGAATATATAGCAGCATTTCAACAGATAATAATGCCAATTGCTTATCAGTTTAATCCAGAATTAGTCTTAGTTTCTGCGGGTTTCGATGCATGTATTGGGGATCCTTTAGgag GTTGTTTCGTAACACCAGAAATGTACGGACACTTAACACACTGGCTATCTTCTTTAGCTAATGGTCGTATTATTCTTAGTCTTGAAGGAGgttacaatattaattcaatcgCGCATGCAATGGCTATTTGTACAAAATCTTTGCTTGGTGATCCTTTACCCATATTAGAGAATGGACAAACTCCATGCGCGAGCGCTATTCACactataaataatgttataaaaacaCAAAAACAATATTGGACGCatttagtatttaatttatctttaccGAAAGAGAGAGTACTTCCTAAGCCCAAAGTTCCACATATAAAGACAAATGAACGTGTTATAAACagtgaagaaatattaaagcaTTCAGAATCTAAGATAGCATtggaagaaatagaaacagaaaaaatgcAAACTAGGCAGAAAAACCTTACAACTTGGAAgctgataaataaaatggcCTCACAAGAAGATTGTGAGAAATTACAAGAGTTTCTTAAATCTGTACATGAGCGACGTACACATACAACAATTAATACTTCTCATAATGATGAAG GTTCCAAGTATACAAAGAAATGCATGAATCAGGACGAAAAAGAAGGACATTCTGATGAAAATATTACCAATTTTGCTGCTGGTAGTAGTGGCGAACAAGGCGAAAGAGCAAATGCGCAAATGActggaaataaaagtttacatgattatttgttggaaaattcgcaa GCATTAGTGGATGGAGACATGTTTGCAGTGATACCTTTACGAGAATGTCCACATTTGGATAGTGTCAAGGATGTACCAGTTTCTGGAATCGATATATATTCACCATGTATAGAATGTGAAAGCAATGTTGAAAACTGGATCTGTTTACAGTGTTATACTGTTCACTGTGCTCGTAGTATTAATCAACATGGTTTAATACACGCTGAAGAAATGGAACATCCATTGGCCCTAAGTTTCAGTGATTTATCAGTTTGGTGTTACAAATGTGAGGCATACATAGATAATCTG CAATTATTTGCCGCGCGCAATGCTGCACatcaaagtaaatttaatgaaGAATTACCATGgacatatgaaatataa
- the LOC122571258 gene encoding histone deacetylase 6 isoform X3, protein MSVTDKRSAKKSAKTFNVRPSAALIAAKHEATQRVLQGKKSNNVFVHDIYQKAIDAYNIKRKETGIVFDRSMAEHKCLWDSSYPECPARLTRVVQRCEELGLINRCKLVTPRQASEDEILMKHSQEQIDILKATDECTDVDSLELLSSTYDAIYIHPSTYQLSLLAVGSTINLVESICKEEIQNGMAIIRPPGHHAMKSEYCGYCFFNNVAIAAEKVLSSNLASKILIVDWDVHHGQATQQMFYNDPRVIYFSIHRYENGEFWPNLRESNFHFVGDGLGEGYNFNVPLNKTGMTNADYLAIFQQVLLPMAYEFQPDLIIVSAGYDAALGCPEGEMLLTPVCYAHLLSSLLSLASGKVAVILEGGYCLKSLAESAALTLRTLLGDPCPMLETLTLPSISVRDTILNTIYAHKPYWKCYQYQDTYSINSTTNNKEGSTNQYLPVVTFKGTDIKPEVYETRNCYPTQNKEVIEMIEKQLNTLIQFTDLSKAPNKVCIVYDDRMLKHCDMSNDNHPEKPHRINIIYKKYQEYNLLDRCYVQQGRSATREELILVHSKEYIDSIKDTENLKPKELKKQAETYNSVYLHPETWTSACISTGSLLQIVDSVLNGESQSGIAIVRPPGHHAGENTACGFCIFNNIAIAARYAVEFHHIKRVLIVDWDVHHGNGTQSIFEEDPKVLYMSVHRYDNGNFFPNSKRANYSYVGSLSGEGFTVNIPWNKKGMGDAEYIAAFQQIIMPIAYQFNPELVLVSAGFDACIGDPLGGCFVTPEMYGHLTHWLSSLANGRIILSLEGGYNINSIAHAMAICTKSLLGDPLPILENGQTPCASAIHTINNVIKTQKQYWTHLVFNLSLPKERVLPKPKVPHIKTNERVINSEEILKHSESKIALEEIETEKMQTRQKNLTTWKLINKMASQEDCEKLQEFLKSVHERRTHTTINTSHNDEGSKYTKKCMNQDEKEGHSDENITNFAAGSSGEQGERANAQMTGNKSLHDYLLENSQALVDGDMFAVIPLRECPHLDSVKDVPVSGIDIYSPCIECESNVENWICLQCYTVHCARSINQHGLIHAEEMEHPLALSFSDLSVWCYKCEAYIDNLQLFAARNAAHQSKFNEELPWTYEI, encoded by the exons atgTCTGTGACAGATAAGAGAAGTGCCAAAAAGTCTGCAAAAACGTTTAAT GTTCGTCCATCTGCTGCTTTAATAGCAGCTAAACATGAAGCAACACAACGTGTATTACAAGGAAAGAAATCTAACAATGTTTTTGTACATGATATATATCAAAAAGCTATTgatgcatataatataaaaaggaaggaaactgGCATTGTATTTGATCGTTCTATGGCAGAACATAAATGCCTTTGGGATTCAAGTTATCCAGAATGCCCTGCTAGATTGACAAGAGTTGTGCAGAGATGTGAGGAGTTAGGTTTAATAAATAGATGTAAATTGGTTACACCAAGACAAGCCTCAGAGGATGAAATACTAATGAAGCACAGCCAAGAACAGATAGATATTTTGAAGGCTACTGATGAATGTACAGATGTAGATAgtttagaattattatcatCAACATACGATGCCATTTATATACATCCT TCTACCTATCAATTGTCTTTGTTAGCTGTGGGTTCAACAATAAATTTAGTGGAAAGCATTtgcaaagaagaaattcaGAATGGTATGGCCATTATAAG gcCACCAGGACATCATGCAATGAAATCAGAATATTGTGGATATTGTTTCTTCAATAATGTTGCAATTGCTGCTGAAAAAGTTTTAAGTAGCAATTTAGCTAGTAAAATTTTGATTGTTGATTGGGATGTACACCATGGACAAGCTACTCAGCAAATGTTCTATAATGATCCACG agtaatttatttttcaattcacCGTTATGAAAATGGTGAATTTTGGCCAAATCTTAGAGAATctaatttccattttgttgGAGATGGTTTAGGAGAaggatataattttaatgtgCCACTTAATAAAACTGGCATGACCAATGCTGATTATTTAGCCATATTTCAACAAGTTTTATTGCCAATGGCCTATGAG tTTCAACCTGATCTTATAATAGTATCAGCTGGATATGATGCAGCCTTGGGCTGTCCTgag GGTGAAATGTTGCTAACACCTGTATGTTATGCTCATTTACTATCATCATTATTGAGTTTAGCCTCTGGGAAAGTTGCTGTTATATTGgag GGTGGTTATTGTTTAAAGTCATTAGCAGAAAGTGCAGCATTAACACTACGTACTTTGTTAGGTGATCCATGCCCTATGTTAGAAACTCTCACATTACCTTCAATAAG TGTACGCGATAccattttaaatacaatttatgcACATAAACCATATTGGAAATGCTATCAATACCAAGATACATACAGTATTAATAGTAcaacaaataataaagaagGAAGTACTAATCAATATTTACCTGTAGTTACATTCaa aggAACTGATATTAAGCCTGAAGTGTACGAGACTCGAAATTGTTACCCAACTCAAAATAAAGAAGTTATCGAAATGATAGAAAAGCAGTTAAATACATTGATACAGT ttACTGACTTATCTAAAGCACCTAACAAAGTGTGCATTGTTTATGATGATAGAATGTTAAAACATTGTGATATGTCTAATGATAATCATCCAGAAAAACCACatcgtattaatattatttataaaaaatatcaagagtACAATTTACTTGATCGATGTTACGTGCAACAG GGACGAAGTGCGACAAgagaagaattaatattagttcattcaaaagaatatatagattcaataaaagatacagaaaaCTTGAAACCAAAAGAGCTAAAAAAGCAGGCAGAAACTTATAATTCGGTTTATTTGCATCCTGAAACCTGGACAAGTGCCTGTATATCAACTGGATCATTATTACAAATAGTTGATAGCGTATTAAATGGAGAAAGTCAATCCGGTATTGCTATTGTTAGGCCTCCAGGACATCATGCTGGAGAGAATACAGCATGTggtttttgtatctttaacaATATTGCTATAGCAGCTAGATATGCGGTAGAATTTCATCATATAAAAAG agTATTGATAGTAGATTGGGATGTACATCATGGTAATGGAACTCAATCCATCTTTGAGGAAGACCCTAAAGTTTTGTATATGTCTGTCCATCGTTATGATAATGGcaatttttttccaaattctAAACGAGCAAATTACTCTTATGTCGGTTCTCTATCAGGAGAAGGTTTCACTGTTAACATTCCATGGAATAAg AAAGGAATGGGCGATGCAGAATATATAGCAGCATTTCAACAGATAATAATGCCAATTGCTTATCAGTTTAATCCAGAATTAGTCTTAGTTTCTGCGGGTTTCGATGCATGTATTGGGGATCCTTTAGgag GTTGTTTCGTAACACCAGAAATGTACGGACACTTAACACACTGGCTATCTTCTTTAGCTAATGGTCGTATTATTCTTAGTCTTGAAGGAGgttacaatattaattcaatcgCGCATGCAATGGCTATTTGTACAAAATCTTTGCTTGGTGATCCTTTACCCATATTAGAGAATGGACAAACTCCATGCGCGAGCGCTATTCACactataaataatgttataaaaacaCAAAAACAATATTGGACGCatttagtatttaatttatctttaccGAAAGAGAGAGTACTTCCTAAGCCCAAAGTTCCACATATAAAGACAAATGAACGTGTTATAAACagtgaagaaatattaaagcaTTCAGAATCTAAGATAGCATtggaagaaatagaaacagaaaaaatgcAAACTAGGCAGAAAAACCTTACAACTTGGAAgctgataaataaaatggcCTCACAAGAAGATTGTGAGAAATTACAAGAGTTTCTTAAATCTGTACATGAGCGACGTACACATACAACAATTAATACTTCTCATAATGATGAAG GTTCCAAGTATACAAAGAAATGCATGAATCAGGACGAAAAAGAAGGACATTCTGATGAAAATATTACCAATTTTGCTGCTGGTAGTAGTGGCGAACAAGGCGAAAGAGCAAATGCGCAAATGActggaaataaaagtttacatgattatttgttggaaaattcgcaa GCATTAGTGGATGGAGACATGTTTGCAGTGATACCTTTACGAGAATGTCCACATTTGGATAGTGTCAAGGATGTACCAGTTTCTGGAATCGATATATATTCACCATGTATAGAATGTGAAAGCAATGTTGAAAACTGGATCTGTTTACAGTGTTATACTGTTCACTGTGCTCGTAGTATTAATCAACATGGTTTAATACACGCTGAAGAAATGGAACATCCATTGGCCCTAAGTTTCAGTGATTTATCAGTTTGGTGTTACAAATGTGAGGCATACATAGATAATCTG CAATTATTTGCCGCGCGCAATGCTGCACatcaaagtaaatttaatgaaGAATTACCATGgacatatgaaatataa